A window of the Juglans microcarpa x Juglans regia isolate MS1-56 chromosome 5D, Jm3101_v1.0, whole genome shotgun sequence genome harbors these coding sequences:
- the LOC121264190 gene encoding protein DETOXIFICATION 40-like isoform X1 produces the protein MASQDDLHQPILNNSHHAQPVPEPEPISAVFHGVDPRLEKVLSDTQLPRFKRLQMATWIELKLLFPLAGPAVFVYMINNFLSLSTRVFAGHLGNLELAAASLGNSGIQLLAYGLMLGMGSAVETLCGQAYGAHRYEMLGIYLQRSTIILTLTGIPMTLIYVLSKPILLLLGESTAVASAAAVFVYGLIPQIFAYAVNFPIQKFLQSQRIVTPSAYISTATLVVHLLLSWLAVYKFDMGLIGASLVLSLSWWIMVVAQLVYILISDKCKQTWTGLSLQAFSGLWEFLKLSTASAVMLCLETWYFQILVLVAGLLKNPELALDSLAVCMAINGLLFMVSVGFNAAASVRVSNELGAGNPKSAAFAVIIVNLVSFIVAIIEAVIVLALRNVISYAFTGGETVANAVSELCPFLAVTLVLNGIQPVLSGVAVGCGWQAFVAYVNVGCYYVVGIPLGCLLGFKFDLGAKGIWSGMIGGTMMQTFILLWVTFRTDWDKEVEISRSRLDKWEEKKEPLLKN, from the exons ATGGCCTCCCAAGATGACCTTCACCAACCCATCTTAAACAACTCGCACCATGCACAGCCAGTACCAGAGCCTGAGCCCATCTCAGCCGTATTCCATGGAGTTGACCCCCGGCTTGAAAAGGTGCTGTCTGATACTCAGTTACCGCGGTTCAAGCGCCTCCAAATGGCGACATGGATTGAGTTGAAACTCCTCTTCCCGCTTGCCGGTCCGGCCGTCTTCGTGTACATGATCAACAACTTTTTGTCTCTGTCCACCAGAGTCTTCGCTGGCCACCTCGGCAATCTTGAGCTTGCCGCTGCCTCTCTTGGCAATAGTGGGATCCAACTCTTAGCTTACGGTCTTATG TTAGGTATGGGAAGCGCAGTGGAGACTTTATGTGGCCAAGCGTATGGAGCCCATAGGTATGAAATGCTTGGAATTTATCTGCAAAGATCGACGATCATCTTGACTCTTACTGGGATCCCAATGACTTTGATCTACGTTTTATCAAAGCCCATCTTGCTCTTACTCGGCGAATCAACCGCTGTGGCATCTGCGGCCGCAGTTTTTGTCTACGGTCTTATCCCACAAATATTCGCTTACGCAGTGAACTTCCCTATACAAAAATTCCTCCAATCTCAACGCATTGTAACCCCAAGTGCGTACATATCCACAGCTACGCTTGTGGTGCACCTACTCTTAAGCTGGCTCGCTGTATACAAGTTCGACATGGGGTTGATTGGTGCATCATTGGTGCTGAGCTTGTCGTGGTGGATCATGGTAGTGGCTCAGCTCGTGTACATCTTGATCAGCGACAAGTGTAAGCAGACTTGGACTGGTCTTAGTTTGCAGGCATTTTCTGGTCTTTGGGAGTTCCTGAAGTTGTCGACTGCATCGGCTGTGATGTTGTGCTTGGAGACATGGTATTTTCAGATACTGGTGTTGGTTGCTGGGTTGCTCAAAAACCCCGAGCTTGCTTTGGATTCTCTAGCTGTATG CATGGCGATTAATGGGTTGTTGTTCATGGTTTCAGTAGGGTTTAATGCGGCAGCAAG TGTGAGGGTGAGCAACGAGCTGGGGGCTGGCAATCCCAAGTCAGCCGCATTCGCTGTTATAATAGTCAATTTGGTTTCTTTCATTGTTGCGATAATAGAAGCAGTGATTGTGCTTGCACTACGGAATGTTATAAGTTATGCCTTCACCGGCGGTGAGACTGTGGCTAATGCAGTCTCGGAGCTCTGTCCATTCTTGGCGGTCACTCTCGTTCTCAATGGGATTCAACCAGTCTTATCCG GGGTGGCTGTTGGATGTGGATGGCAAGCATTCGTGGCGTATGTAAATGTGGGATGCTATTACGTGGTTGGAATACCTTTGGGTTGCCTTCTCGGCTTTAAGTTCGACCTTGGCGCTAAG GGAATATGGTCGGGGATGATAGGAGGGACTATGATGCAGACCTTCATTCTACTTTGGGTAACTTTTCGCACCGATTGGGATAAGGAG GTGGAGATTTCTAGGAGTCGATTGGACAAATGGGAGGAAAAGAAGGAGCCACTGCTGAAGAACTGA
- the LOC121264190 gene encoding protein DETOXIFICATION 40-like isoform X2: MASQDDLHQPILNNSHHAQPVPEPEPISAVFHGVDPRLEKVLSDTQLPRFKRLQMATWIELKLLFPLAGPAVFVYMINNFLSLSTRVFAGHLGNLELAAASLGNSGIQLLAYGLMLGMGSAVETLCGQAYGAHRYEMLGIYLQRSTIILTLTGIPMTLIYVLSKPILLLLGESTAVASAAAVFVYGLIPQIFAYAVNFPIQKFLQSQRIVTPSAYISTATLVVHLLLSWLAVYKFDMGLIGASLVLSLSWWIMVVAQLVYILISDKCKQTWTGLSLQAFSGLWEFLKLSTASAVMLCLETWYFQILVLVAGLLKNPELALDSLAVCMAINGLLFMVSVGFNAAASVRVSNELGAGNPKSAAFAVIIVNLVSFIVAIIEAVIVLALRNVISYAFTGGETVANAVSELCPFLAVTLVLNGIQPVLSVSHQSINSIGPSQQNTDKTNLGPKFGN; encoded by the exons ATGGCCTCCCAAGATGACCTTCACCAACCCATCTTAAACAACTCGCACCATGCACAGCCAGTACCAGAGCCTGAGCCCATCTCAGCCGTATTCCATGGAGTTGACCCCCGGCTTGAAAAGGTGCTGTCTGATACTCAGTTACCGCGGTTCAAGCGCCTCCAAATGGCGACATGGATTGAGTTGAAACTCCTCTTCCCGCTTGCCGGTCCGGCCGTCTTCGTGTACATGATCAACAACTTTTTGTCTCTGTCCACCAGAGTCTTCGCTGGCCACCTCGGCAATCTTGAGCTTGCCGCTGCCTCTCTTGGCAATAGTGGGATCCAACTCTTAGCTTACGGTCTTATG TTAGGTATGGGAAGCGCAGTGGAGACTTTATGTGGCCAAGCGTATGGAGCCCATAGGTATGAAATGCTTGGAATTTATCTGCAAAGATCGACGATCATCTTGACTCTTACTGGGATCCCAATGACTTTGATCTACGTTTTATCAAAGCCCATCTTGCTCTTACTCGGCGAATCAACCGCTGTGGCATCTGCGGCCGCAGTTTTTGTCTACGGTCTTATCCCACAAATATTCGCTTACGCAGTGAACTTCCCTATACAAAAATTCCTCCAATCTCAACGCATTGTAACCCCAAGTGCGTACATATCCACAGCTACGCTTGTGGTGCACCTACTCTTAAGCTGGCTCGCTGTATACAAGTTCGACATGGGGTTGATTGGTGCATCATTGGTGCTGAGCTTGTCGTGGTGGATCATGGTAGTGGCTCAGCTCGTGTACATCTTGATCAGCGACAAGTGTAAGCAGACTTGGACTGGTCTTAGTTTGCAGGCATTTTCTGGTCTTTGGGAGTTCCTGAAGTTGTCGACTGCATCGGCTGTGATGTTGTGCTTGGAGACATGGTATTTTCAGATACTGGTGTTGGTTGCTGGGTTGCTCAAAAACCCCGAGCTTGCTTTGGATTCTCTAGCTGTATG CATGGCGATTAATGGGTTGTTGTTCATGGTTTCAGTAGGGTTTAATGCGGCAGCAAG TGTGAGGGTGAGCAACGAGCTGGGGGCTGGCAATCCCAAGTCAGCCGCATTCGCTGTTATAATAGTCAATTTGGTTTCTTTCATTGTTGCGATAATAGAAGCAGTGATTGTGCTTGCACTACGGAATGTTATAAGTTATGCCTTCACCGGCGGTGAGACTGTGGCTAATGCAGTCTCGGAGCTCTGTCCATTCTTGGCGGTCACTCTCGTTCTCAATGGGATTCAACCAGTCTTATCCG TTTCACATCAGTCAATAAACTCTATAGGACCCTCCCAACAAAATACAGACAAAACAAACCTGGGACCAAAGTTTGGCAATTAA